A single region of the Plasmodium reichenowi strain SY57 chromosome 9, whole genome shotgun sequence genome encodes:
- a CDS encoding SUMO-conjugating enzyme UBC9, putative, with protein MSIAKKRLAQERAEWRKDHPAGFSAKYSPMSDGKGLDIMKWICKIPGKKGGLWEGGEYPLTMEFTEDYPSKPPKCKFTTVLFHPNIYPSGTVCLSILNEDEDWKPSITIKQILLGIQDLLDNPNPNSPAQAEPFLLYQQDRDSYEKKVKKQAIEFRPKD; from the exons atgtcTATTGCTAAGAAAAGGTTAGCACAAGAAAGGGCAGAGTGGAGAAAAGATCACCCTGCCGGATTTTCAGCAAAATATAGTCCCATGAGTGATGGCAAGGGTTTAGATATAATGAAATGGATTTGTAAAATACCAGGAAAAAAg gGAGGTTTATGGGAAGGTGGTGAATATCCTTTAACTATGGAATTTACAGAGGACTATCCTAGTAAACCCCCCAAATGTAAATTTACCACAGTCTTATTTCATCCGAATATTTATCCGTCag GCACTGTTTGTTTATCCATTCTGAACGAAGATGAAGATTGGAAGCCATCCATAACAATAAAACAAATACTTTTAGGAATACAA GACTTGTTGGATAACCCTAACCCTAATTCGCCTGCTCAGGCGGAGCCTTTCCTTTTATATCAACAAGACCGAGATTCTTATGAGAAGAAAGTTAAAAAGCAGGCCATAGAATTTAGACCAAAGGattga
- a CDS encoding GINS complex subunit Psf3, putative, producing MNEEILKNIKVNNNFLEFEEIIKDINTPFNFIDLVEIPCVPVVDLYGLSLLNNEAYLEYKSGLREDKLNADDEIKLTLFFAVKLYKKNIIRIKFPSYYDIIETLKFDPVSVTIGLFNQFYFETAYELCNLLPINEWPSTNFYDILRKAEKTRIHFLINNKTKLNSYFLEGLTNKEKKIYKYFLEGTSKEREKLNKETTLFHFYEKEKC from the coding sequence atgaatgaagaaatattgaagaatataaaagtgaataacaattttttagaatttgaagaaataataaaagatataaatacaccttttaattttattgaTTTAGTTGAAATTCCATGTGTACCTGTTGTGGATTTATATGGGTTGTCActattaaataatgaagcATATTTAGAATATAAAAGTGGATTGAGGGAAGATAAATTAAATGCGGatgatgaaataaaattaacattattttttgctgtaaaattatataaaaagaatataataagaataaaatttccttcttattatgatattataGAAACATTAAAATTCGATCCAGTATCTGTTACTATAGGTTTATTTAatcaattttattttgaaacAGCATATGAATTATGTAACTTATTGCCTATTAATGAATGGCCTTCTACcaatttttatgatattttaagaaaagctgaaaaaacaagaattcattttttaattaataataaaaccAAATTAAATTCTTATTTCTTAGAAGGTCTCacaaataaagaaaaaaaaatttataagTATTTTCTAGAAGGAACATCTAAGGAAAGAGAAAAACTCAACAAGGAGACGACcttatttcatttttacGAAAAGGAGAAATGCTAA
- a CDS encoding hypothetical protein (conserved Plasmodium protein, unknown function), giving the protein MLNIRIKILNNVLRNHAGIFYFSLINKKDVSYDTLAGIPWMSHSRITKITERVCEEGPYDKITWEKLSERIHKISDSFNMKEIGRILYAYSKVRYRDIRIIYKLIEHIKNKEISNIDLLSCAHVCHALNNLNYVDKNLFEIFLNKIKNIKIIDMNSVINSIVSKSNTCNNYSFPIVLILSAYTKHCNDSHMRKHSLELLIYFLEHFNKYKKECTPQGLAMLLNSFSQIMKPSPEFFREEQEELKKISVDEYKKDHLFMNHDDNTVGKPFIKNKLIHINYKNNNVRSEDCLKMDKAKKNLQEGTFGVGEYVNVVSHEITDKKNNNMNNNNNNNNNNNNNNNDSYNNDSYNNDSYNNDSYNNILNRCVKDPNYNSTHDENICSERHKYIDMLTMKEKKDVLNKLFLMLLFEITKRIDKMNTQSLSLIINSCCRIFYEKPIEFLHIISEEINKKLHLTTIRHLSLIINGYIKMNIHNPIYIDNIFKEIQKKIYSCDEKQLCFILNSMVKYKNKNENIISNINAKFILNIRKMNISTLCNILYYYTKLNISNDDIINLYQIYLKKLIDTASIHHLALSAYVFSKNKIKNELVYIILKKALHILQKEKTIHIINNEYIIKDILILINSMSALDIYSETLGTYLYYIINGNKNLIGQTNKIDDQLKEHKQFYDKNEVEDTKDIKKSILFLNDDIKNKIRSKNIYLSIKSLMLYKDKIQKCQM; this is encoded by the coding sequence atgcTAAATATCAGAATAAAGATACTTAATAATGTACTAAGAAATCATGCAGggattttttatttttctttaataaataagaaagaTGTATCTTACGATACATTGGCTGGTATCCCTTGGATGAGCCATAGTCGTATTACAAAAATTACGGAGAGAGTGTGTGAGGAAGGTCcatatgataaaataacatGGGAAAAATTAAGTGAACgtattcataaaatatcTGATAGTTTTAATATGAAAGAAATTGGTAGGATTTTATATGCATATTCAAAAGTAAGATATAGAgatataagaataatttataaacttattgaacatataaagaataaGGAAATATCTAATATAGATTTATTATCATGTGCTCATGTATGTCATgcattaaataatttaaattatgtTGATAAGAATTTgtttgaaatatttttaaataaaataaaaaatataaaaataatagatATGAATAGTGTTATTAATTCTATTGTTAGTAAAAGCAACACttgtaataattattcCTTTCCTattgttttaattttaagTGCTTATACAAAACATTGTAATGATTCGCATATGCGAAAACACTCTCttgaattattaatttattttttagaacattttaataaatataaaaaagaatgtACACCGCAAGGTTTGGCTATGTTACTAAATTCCTTTTCCCAAATTATGAAGCCATCACCTGAATTTTTTAGAGAAGAACAggaagaattaaaaaaaatttctgTCGATGAATATAAGAAGgatcatttatttatgaaCCATGATGATAATACTGTTGGCAAACcctttattaaaaataagctcattcatataaattacaaaaataataatgtgaGATCAGAGGATTGTTTAAAAATGGATAAGGCAAAGAAGAATTTACAAGAAGGTACCTTTGGTGTAGGTGAATATGTGAACGTTGTTTCACACGAAATAAcggataaaaaaaataacaacatgaacaataataataataataataataataataataataataacaatgatagttataataatgatagttataataatgatagttataataatgatagttataataacattttaaATAGGTGTGTAAAAGACCCAAATTACAATTCAACAcatgatgaaaatatttgttCAGAAAgacataaatatatagatatgTTAACtatgaaagaaaaaaaagatgtGCTGAATAAACTATTTCTAATGCTTTTATTCGAAATTACAAAAAGAATCGACAAGATGAATACACAATCGTTATCATTAATTATCAATTCCTGTTGTcgtattttttatgaaaagCCGATTgaatttttacatataattagcgaagaaataaataaaaaattgcATCTGACAACAATTCGACATCTAtcattaattattaatggatacataaaaatgaatatacataaccctatatatatagataatatatttaaagaaattcaaaaaaaaatttattctTGTGATGAAAAACAATTATGTTTTATACTAAATAGTATggtaaaatataaaaataaaaatgaaaatataatatctaatataaatgctaaatttattttaaatataagaaaaatgaatatatctacattatgtaatattttatattattatacaaaattaaacatttctaatgatgatattataaatctataccaaatatatttaaaaaaactTATTGACACAGCTAGCATACATCATCTTGCTTTATCAGCATATGTTTTTTcaaagaataaaataaaaaatgaattagtttatataatattaaaaaaagctttacatatattacaaaaagaaaaaaccattcatattattaataatgaatatataattaaagacattttaattttaatcAATAGTATGAGTGCTCTTGATATATATTCAGAAACGTTAGGTACATAcctttattatataattaatgGTAATAAAAATCTTATTGGtcaaacaaataaaattgatGATCAGCTAAAGGAACATAAACAattttatgataaaaaCGAGGTAGAGGATACTAAAGATATTAAGAAATCTATTCTGTTtttaaatgatgatattaagaataaaataaggagcaaaaatatttatttatctataAAAAGTTTGatgttatataaagataaaattCAAAAATGTCAAATGTGA
- a CDS encoding type II NADH:ubiquinone oxidoreductase — MLVKFRKCGQANIFRSISNVRKIYNVAKNNLKNNKDIERKEKIIILGSGWGGFNFLLNIDFKKYDVTLISPRNYFTFTPLLPCLCSGTLSVNVCTESIRNFLRKKNGYSGNYLQLECTDVFYEDKYINCIDIENNKVKLFYDYLIIAVGAKTNTFNINGVDKYAYFVKDIDDALKIRKKFLDILEKCTLPNISNEEKKKMLHVAVVGGGPTGVEVTAEFADFINKEVKINYKEIFNFISISIIEGGNNLLPTFTQNISDFTKKNFHNLNINVLTNYYVIDVDKHSFYIQSSLNKNEKKKLSYGLLIWASGLAQTTLIQKFLKTIPVQANNAILKVDEKLRVIGIPSNNIYAIGDCKKIQPKLLHEHTNEIIKILTGNKLTSEALKLKQIELTKTFPQLSVSKWDYEKNKKGEMTPQQFHDYLFEIDKNYKSPTPTAQNAKQEAYYLSNVFNNFIHTNQKFNIPSFIEKWKGSLAYIGNHQVVADLPYYELKGGRFSSTFWKVVYIQLLLSWKSRFHFFIDFIKTKWYGRPFIK, encoded by the coding sequence atgttagTAAAGTTCAGGAAATGTGGACAAGCTAACATATTTCGAAGTATATCAAATGTACGtaaaatttataatgtagcaaaaaataatttaaaaaataataaagatatagaaagaaaagaaaagattATTATCCTAGGTTCAGGATGGGGTggttttaattttttattaaatatagactttaaaaaatatgacGTAACCTTAATATCTCCTCGTAATTATTTTACGTTTACTCCTTTATTACCATGTTTATGTAGTGGTACATTAAGCGTAAACGTATGCACAGAAAGTATTCGAAATTTTTtacgaaaaaaaaatgggTACTCTGGGAATTATTTACAATTAGAATGTACTGATGTTTTTTATgaagataaatatattaattgtatagatattgaaaataataaagtgaaattattttatgattatttaattatagCTGTAGGTGCAAAAACAAatacatttaatattaatggTGTTGATAAATATGCATATTTTGTGAAAGATATTGATGATGCTTTAAAAATTCGAAAAAAGTTTTTAGATATTTTAGAAAAGTGCACATTACCAAATATATctaatgaagaaaaaaagaaaatgttACATGTAGCTGTTGTAGGAGGAGGTCCTACAGGTGTCGAAGTTACAGCAGAATTTGCtgattttattaataaagaagttaaaataaattataaggagatttttaattttatatctatTAGTATTATAGAAGGAggaaataatttattacCAACATTTACACAAAATATTTCAgattttacaaaaaaaaattttcataatcttaatattaatgtcttaacaaattattatgtaataGATGTAGATAAACActctttttatatacaatcAAGTCTTAATaagaatgaaaaaaaaaaactttcCTATGGTCTTCTTATTTGGGCTAGTGGATTAGCACAAACAACACTTATACAAaagtttttaaaaacaataCCTGTACAAGCGAATAATGCTATTCTAAAAGTAGATGAAAAATTAAGAGTTATTGGTATTCCatctaataatatttatgcTATAGGTGActgtaaaaaaatacaacCAAAATTATTACATGAACATACCAATGAAATTATCAAAATACTAACAGGTAATAAATTAACTTCAGAAGCcttaaaattaaaacaaattGAACTAACTAAAACATTTCCTCAATTAAGTGTATCCAAATGGgattatgaaaaaaataaaaaaggtGAAATGACTCCTCAACAATTTCatgattatttatttgaaatagataaaaattataaatcACCTACACCTACTGCACAAAATGCTAAACAAGAAGCTTATTATCTATCAAatgtttttaataattttatacatactaatcaaaaatttaatataccATCATTTATAGAAAAATGGAAAGGATCATTAGCATATATAGGTAATCATCAGGTTGTTGCCGATTTACCGTATTACGAATTAAAAGGAGGAAGGTTCTCTTCCACTTTTTGGAAAGttgtatatatacaattattGTTATCCTGGAAATCGAGgtttcattttttcatcGATTTTATTAAGACGAAATGGTACGGGCGTCCTTTCATCAAATGA
- a CDS encoding BSD-domain protein, putative, which produces MYSLWKEVSDQIKKKAEDLNNSIQELNINNSSIKSNNDLKKNENVNENNPDRSFRDSIQDKLNLLNNKYINKDFSELQYYNEKFMSGFNNIKKMVGDIYKDKLNNLNINDDDSKKKKICLSSIVPWKKADVMISKIYRKKYDQGFPLNLPDPYINKQVYERILKLNTDRNKILHTNILENYNFNWNKKKDQSEQIMNEDPNLINTKNVLVPYYMSEMQFWKSYFFNIDIIYNEIADDIFDNKFNILDNYPTTNILNNEIYMDQVKDNTFAEKKNEHMENKNGYPDNKNSYPDNKNGYPDNKNGYPDNKNGYPDNKNSYSKNEQKANEIYLENNNIKIESTMSSIPNEQNKDNPFLNEKEYNSEINKHVNNGEKHFISKEKEYNSCSVLKDVLIKNEDENITNDIVTNENVEDEKNHYNLYDSNSMTSYEDVYMKKTNINGINIYMDNDIHMNVSEKSNNFKNILNNNKKINDDNKKINDDNKKINGDNKKINDDNKKINGDNKIYDKNYVDNTDDILFSSKNVEPCDIKLNEESKYKNIKEDNEQNICPSDRNIYLKDISKIKIENNDFQKISEYNTKFLDEISEANRSACDLEEPKSDFFDSSNIKKELNEMKNSKRICTKNDIINENINPLDVQNDININEIIEEMKEDSHSDNIIPNKNNIHVHHNMNIEINNKREQELFCSDNLKNDSDDIVKKDDINLDVLNLVNNMEFDIDENKFNKEELEQFEKDILNM; this is translated from the coding sequence ATGTATTCACTTTGGAAAGAAGTAAGTGatcaaattaaaaagaagGCAGAAGATCTAAATAACAGTATTCaagaattaaatataaataatagttccataaaaagtaataatgatctcaagaaaaatgaaaatgtaaACGAGAATAATCCCGATCGTAGTTTTCGGGATAGTATACAAGATAAATtaaatcttttaaataataaatatataaataaagacTTTTCAGAAttacaatattataatgaaaaatttatgagcggatttaataatattaagaaaATGGTAGGAGATATTTATAaagataaattaaataatctaaatataaatgatgatgattccaaaaaaaaaaaaatttgtttATCCAGTATTGTACCATGGAAAAAAGCTGATGTCATGATATCCAAAATTTATAGAAAGAAATATGATCAAGGATTTCCATTGAACTTACCAGAtccatatataaataaacaagTCTATGAAAGAATACTAAAATTAAATACTgatagaaataaaatactACACACAAATATTCttgaaaattataattttaattggaacaaaaaaaaagatcAAAGTGAACAAATTATGAATGAAGATCctaatttaattaatacCAAAAATGTTCTTGTACCTTACTATATGTCCGAAATGCAATTCTGGAAATCctattttttcaatatagatattatttataatgaaatTGCCGATGATATTTTTGATAacaaatttaatatattagataATTATCCAACAACAAACATTTTGAATAATGAAATTTATATGGATCAAGTAAAGGATAATACTTTTGcggaaaaaaaaaatgaacacatggaaaataaaaatggcTACCcagataataaaaatagctacccagataataaaaatggcTACCcagataataaaaatggcTACCcagataataaaaatggcTACCcagataataaaaatagttattcaaaaaatgaacaaaaagCAAACGAAATATATcttgaaaataataatataaaaattgaaaGTACAATGAGTAGTATACCTAACGAACAAAATAAAGACAATCCCTTTTTAAACGAGAAAGAGTACAATTcagaaataaataaacatgTTAATAACGGAGAGAAGCATTTTATAAGTAAggaaaaagaatataattcTTGTTCAGTATTAAAGGATGTGTTgattaaaaatgaagacgaaaatattacaaatgACATTGTaacaaatgaaaatgttGAGGATGAAAAAAATCACTATAACTTATATGACAGTAATTCTATGACATCATATGAAGATgtttatatgaaaaagaCGAATATAAATggaataaatatatatatggataatGATATACACATGAACGTAAGTGAAAAATCAAATAACTTTAAAAACATTTTgaataacaataaaaaaatcaatgatgataataaaaaaatcaatgatgataataaaaaaattaatggtgataataaaaaaattaatgatgataataaaaaaattaatggtgataataaaatttatgataaaaattatgttgATAATACAGatgatattttattttcctcAAAAAATGTGGAACCATGtgatattaaattaaatgaagaaagtaaatataaaaatattaaagaagacaatgaacaaaatatatgtcCATCAGAtaggaatatatatttaaaagatatctctaaaataaaaatagaaaataatgattttcaaaaaatatctgaatataatacaaaatttCTGGATGAAATAAGTGAAGCAAATAGAAGTGCATGTGATTTGGAGGAACCAAAAAGTGATTTTTTTGATTCttcaaatataaaaaaagaattgaatgaaatgaaaaattcAAAAAGGATATGTACTAAAAATGACAtaattaatgaaaatataaatccTTTAGACGTacaaaatgatattaatataaacGAAATAATTGAAGAAATGAAGGAAGATTCACATAgtgataatataatacctaataaaaataatattcatgtacatcataatatgaatattgaaattaataataagagAGAACaagaattattttgttctgataatttaaaaaacGATTCTGATGATATTGTAAAAAAGgatgatataaatttagatgtattaaatttggtaaataatatggaaTTCGATAtagatgaaaataaatttaacAAAGAAGAATTGGAGCAATTTGAAAAGGATATCTTAAACATGTGA
- a CDS encoding ribonuclease H2 subunit C, putative: MISFFNEDTKEEEKLLQEILEKKNDKIPNILKEIVTSHLSRGDTQKKEASLSIKNEEVYYDKRQYEYKECDRDNIKENIKYTSNNIYDSKDCNTALNYSNEELLNVKVDTNIFSFHIKKNGKINSDIFFIPYNSIDDEDVITEYTYSYNYYDIYPVNIEQVNKSFHSNKKRKIIKNKNINTNNQLLIKKEINEDNNDINNEKNEDNNDINNEKNEDNNDINNEKNEDNNDINNEKNEDNNNINNEKNENYNDIKNKRSNFQKLLVHFRGRLFIGCHINYSYFKIKTFLAMIKNNENIDDTENLPLFNYVNKNIQTYNLIENATYWKQDEYPDYTDQNIQKLFFFLILIPLNNYNEEESELNYDVVF; the protein is encoded by the coding sequence atgatttctttttttaacGAAGATacaaaagaagaagaaaaattattacaaGAAATATTAGAGAAGAAGAATGATAAGATACCAAATATCTTAAAAGAAATAGTGACCTCTCATTTATCAAGAGGTGATACACAGAAAAAAGAGGCATCGTtaagtataaaaaatgaagagGTATACTATGATAAAAGacaatatgaatataaagaatGTGATAGAGATAACATAAAGGAGAATATAAAGTACAcaagtaataatatatatgatagTAAGGATTGTAATACAGCTTTAAATTATAGTAATGAAGAGTTATTAAATGTTAAAGTTgatacaaatatattttcttttcatataaaaaaaaatgggaaaataaattcggatatattctttatacCTTATAATAGTATAGATGATGAAGATGTGATAACAGAATATACATATagttataattattatgatatatatcCAGTAAATATTGAACAGGTTAATAAATCTTTTcattcaaataaaaaaaggaaaataataaaaaataaaaatattaatacaaataatcaattattaataaagaaggaaataaatgaagataataatgatataaataatgaaaaaaatgaagataataatgatataaataacgaaaaaaatgaagataataatgatataaataacgaaaaaaatgaagataataatgatataaataacgaaaaaaatgaagataataataatataaataacgaaaaaaatgaaaattataatgatataaaaaacaaaagatCTAACTTCCAAAAATTATTAGTTCATTTTAGAGGCAGATTATTTATTGGATgtcatataaattattcatattttaaaataaaaacattcttagcaatgataaaaaacaatgaaaatatagatGATACAGAAAATTTACCTCTTTTTAATtatgttaataaaaatatacaaacatataatttaattgAAAATGCTACATATTGGAAACAGGATGAATATCCTGATTATACTGatcaaaatatacaaaaacttttcttctttcttattttaattcctttaaataattacaaTGAAGAAGAAAGCGAATTAAATTATGATGTCGTTTTTTGA